A single Natrinema pellirubrum DSM 15624 DNA region contains:
- a CDS encoding helix-turn-helix transcriptional regulator — protein sequence MTIRRRASAVVDAFESSTNGAVAMTVGFGFRPEVSRAAEPLQLEGNAHLAALVGMVALALLGGVLVARNRYDGPEAGHETEPDREEFVTDRERVRQLLRDNGGRMKQSNIVDSVDWSKAKVSRLLADLEEDGQITKLRLGRENLVCLPGHEPTASKSPEQAGDD from the coding sequence ATGACTATCCGACGACGGGCGTCCGCGGTCGTCGATGCGTTCGAATCGTCGACCAACGGGGCGGTTGCGATGACGGTCGGGTTCGGGTTCCGACCCGAGGTTTCGCGAGCCGCTGAACCGCTCCAACTAGAGGGAAACGCACACCTTGCGGCTCTCGTCGGGATGGTTGCACTCGCACTGCTTGGTGGCGTACTCGTCGCTCGGAACCGATACGACGGTCCAGAGGCCGGTCACGAGACGGAGCCCGATCGAGAGGAGTTCGTCACCGACCGGGAGCGAGTCCGACAGTTGCTCCGGGACAATGGAGGTCGAATGAAGCAATCGAACATCGTCGACTCCGTCGACTGGTCGAAAGCGAAGGTCAGTCGGCTGCTCGCCGATCTCGAGGAGGACGGCCAGATCACGAAACTGCGCCTCGGTCGGGAGAACCTCGTTTGTCTTCCCGGACACGAACCGACCGCATCGAAATCGCCCGAACAGGCCGGCGATGACTAG
- a CDS encoding NAD-dependent epimerase/dehydratase family protein, which translates to MDSPAIRDSTVLVTGGAGFIGSHLVDALVPHNEVRVLDDFSTGNPAHLPDDATVIVGDVGDPIALQEAARGVDVIFHHAAVVSVTQSVDNPRQSNQTNLEAGLLVLEQARQEDARVVVASSAAVYGHPAELPVSETAPTDPTSPYGVQKLALDEYARLYAELYDLPTVALRYFNVYGPRQQGPYSGVISTFLEQARADEPITIEGDGQQSRDFVHVSDVVRANLRAAVTDAVGEAYNIGTGERTTIRELAETVRDATGSSSSIVHREPRPGDIRHSGADTTKTARELGFEARVGLESGIRSLVERDTGVPTRGDTETAVELPGE; encoded by the coding sequence ATGGACTCCCCAGCGATCCGCGACAGCACGGTACTCGTGACCGGCGGTGCCGGCTTCATCGGCAGCCACCTCGTCGACGCCCTGGTGCCACACAACGAGGTACGGGTCCTCGACGATTTCTCGACCGGCAATCCGGCCCACCTGCCCGACGACGCGACGGTGATCGTGGGCGACGTGGGGGATCCGATCGCCCTGCAGGAGGCCGCTCGCGGCGTCGACGTCATCTTCCATCACGCCGCGGTCGTCAGCGTCACCCAGAGCGTCGACAACCCTCGACAGAGCAATCAGACGAACCTCGAGGCCGGACTGTTGGTCCTCGAGCAGGCCCGTCAGGAAGACGCGCGAGTCGTCGTCGCCTCGAGCGCCGCGGTGTACGGTCACCCGGCGGAGCTGCCCGTCTCGGAGACGGCACCGACGGATCCGACCTCGCCCTACGGCGTCCAGAAACTCGCGCTCGACGAGTACGCCCGCCTCTACGCGGAGCTGTACGACCTCCCGACCGTCGCCCTGCGGTACTTCAACGTCTACGGACCCCGCCAGCAGGGCCCCTACAGCGGCGTCATTTCGACGTTCCTCGAGCAGGCCCGCGCAGACGAGCCGATTACGATCGAGGGCGACGGCCAGCAGAGCCGCGATTTCGTCCACGTCAGCGACGTCGTTCGTGCGAACCTGCGAGCGGCTGTAACCGACGCGGTCGGCGAGGCCTACAATATCGGCACGGGCGAGCGGACGACGATCCGGGAACTCGCCGAGACCGTTCGGGACGCCACCGGTTCGTCCTCGTCGATCGTCCACCGCGAGCCCCGTCCCGGCGACATCAGACACAGCGGTGCCGACACCACGAAAACAGCCCGCGAACTCGGGTTCGAGGCGCGAGTCGGCCTCGAGTCGGGGATCCGATCGCTGGTCGAACGCGATACGGGTGTCCCGACTCGCGGAGATACCGAGACGGCGGTCGAACTACCCGGCGAGTGA
- a CDS encoding dihydroorotase, producing MTVDLVVRNCTVVTPAGRTPDAGVAVEDGEIVAVGRSDRLPGADRVLDGEGNVLVPGIVDGHIHNREPGLEYKEDWESATRAAAAGGVTTVVGMPNTDPVIDRPDHLELKFERGEASAHVDFQSYAVVTSENLDLIPEIAETGPLGFKIFLGSTVGDVPPPNDGEIIEAMEKIRETGKRLGFHEENGEIIDHYTERFKSEGRNDPIDHSHSRPVIAEQEAVERMITFAEETGAKIHMFHVSSGSAAEAVARGKERGVDVTAETTPHYLWFTEEVMREKGNPARIQPPIRNAAEREKLWQVGIDDGAIDSIATDHAPHTPEEKKVDDPFGNTWEAISGFVGLETEVPVMLTFVDQGRLTMEEWVRRHSTRPAQIWGMYPQKGSLQVGTDADFTIVDPDRDWTLEDADELHSKNCVTPFIGESFTGKAVATVVRGEIVAEDGDVVGESGYGTRVDVDT from the coding sequence ATGACCGTCGATCTCGTCGTGCGCAACTGTACCGTCGTCACGCCCGCGGGGCGGACGCCCGATGCGGGCGTCGCCGTCGAGGACGGGGAGATCGTCGCCGTCGGGCGGAGCGACCGGCTCCCCGGCGCCGACCGCGTCCTCGACGGCGAGGGGAACGTCCTCGTGCCGGGTATCGTCGACGGCCACATCCACAACCGCGAGCCCGGCCTCGAGTACAAGGAAGACTGGGAGTCCGCGACGCGGGCCGCGGCCGCCGGCGGCGTGACGACCGTCGTCGGCATGCCCAACACGGACCCGGTCATCGATCGTCCGGACCACCTCGAGTTGAAGTTCGAACGCGGCGAGGCGTCGGCTCACGTCGACTTCCAGAGCTACGCCGTCGTCACGTCGGAGAACCTCGATCTCATCCCGGAGATCGCCGAGACCGGCCCGCTCGGGTTCAAGATCTTCCTCGGCTCGACGGTGGGTGACGTCCCGCCGCCGAACGACGGCGAGATCATAGAGGCCATGGAGAAGATCCGCGAAACGGGCAAGCGACTGGGCTTTCACGAGGAGAACGGCGAGATCATCGACCACTACACGGAGCGGTTCAAGTCGGAGGGGCGAAACGACCCCATCGATCACTCCCACTCCCGTCCCGTCATCGCCGAGCAGGAAGCCGTCGAACGCATGATCACCTTCGCCGAGGAGACCGGCGCGAAGATCCACATGTTCCACGTCTCCTCTGGTTCGGCGGCCGAGGCCGTCGCCCGCGGGAAAGAGCGCGGCGTCGACGTCACCGCCGAGACGACGCCGCACTACCTCTGGTTCACCGAGGAGGTCATGCGCGAGAAGGGCAACCCCGCCCGCATCCAACCGCCGATCCGAAACGCCGCGGAACGCGAGAAACTCTGGCAGGTCGGGATCGACGACGGCGCGATCGACTCCATCGCCACCGACCACGCGCCCCACACCCCCGAGGAGAAGAAGGTCGACGACCCGTTCGGAAATACATGGGAGGCGATCTCGGGCTTCGTCGGCCTCGAGACCGAGGTACCGGTCATGCTCACGTTCGTCGATCAGGGGCGGCTCACGATGGAGGAGTGGGTCCGCCGCCACTCGACCCGGCCCGCTCAGATCTGGGGCATGTACCCACAGAAGGGGTCGCTGCAGGTCGGCACCGACGCCGACTTCACGATCGTCGATCCCGACCGGGACTGGACGCTCGAGGACGCCGACGAACTCCACTCGAAAAACTGCGTCACACCGTTTATCGGCGAGTCCTTCACCGGGAAAGCGGTCGCGACGGTCGTCCGCGGCGAGATCGTCGCCGAGGACGGCGACGTCGTCGGTGAGTCGGGGTACGGCACCCGTGTCGACGTCGATACCTGA
- a CDS encoding quinone-dependent dihydroorotate dehydrogenase: protein MTLYSRVRPLAFKLPAETAHDLGKRTLRAAQSTRPTRAALSYAYRYDDPALEVDRFDTTFPNPVGVAAGFDKNAEVTHALEALGFGFVEIGTVTPYPQAGNDRPRLFRLREDEGMINRMGFNGQGMERVKSRLEADGTPGIPLGVNIGKMNSSSEAEAIEDYRRVFDRLSPFADYVVVNVSCPNTPEEFDEGSPEHLRAIFETLEAENDRDVPILVKIGPDDPEESIFDLVDIVQEFGLDGIVATNTSTSREGLTSPEQEEWGGLSGKPIADRSTAVIRSLAEYTDGDLPIVGVGGVDSAESAYAKIRAGASLVQLYTGFVYQGPSTAKRINRGLAALLERDGFASVEDAVGADLE from the coding sequence ATGACGCTGTACTCGCGGGTCCGCCCCCTCGCGTTCAAACTGCCGGCCGAGACGGCCCACGACCTGGGCAAACGGACGCTCCGGGCGGCTCAGTCGACGCGACCGACGCGGGCGGCGCTCTCGTATGCGTATCGGTACGACGATCCAGCTCTCGAGGTCGACCGCTTCGATACCACGTTCCCGAACCCGGTCGGGGTCGCGGCCGGCTTCGACAAGAACGCCGAAGTGACCCACGCGCTCGAGGCGCTCGGCTTCGGCTTCGTCGAGATCGGCACCGTCACGCCCTACCCGCAGGCGGGCAACGATCGGCCCCGCCTCTTCCGGCTGCGCGAGGACGAGGGGATGATCAACCGGATGGGCTTCAACGGGCAGGGGATGGAACGGGTCAAGTCGCGGCTCGAGGCAGACGGCACGCCCGGGATTCCGCTCGGCGTGAACATCGGCAAAATGAACTCCTCGAGCGAAGCCGAAGCCATCGAGGACTATCGCCGGGTTTTCGACCGGCTCTCGCCCTTTGCCGACTACGTCGTCGTCAACGTCTCCTGTCCGAACACGCCCGAGGAGTTCGACGAGGGGTCGCCCGAGCATCTGCGGGCGATCTTCGAGACCCTCGAGGCCGAGAACGATCGCGACGTGCCGATACTGGTGAAGATCGGCCCCGACGACCCCGAAGAGTCGATCTTCGATCTCGTCGACATCGTTCAGGAGTTCGGCCTCGACGGCATCGTCGCGACCAACACCTCGACGAGCCGCGAGGGACTCACGTCGCCCGAGCAGGAGGAGTGGGGCGGGCTCAGCGGCAAGCCGATCGCGGACCGCTCGACGGCCGTCATTCGGTCGCTCGCCGAGTACACCGACGGCGACCTGCCGATCGTCGGCGTCGGCGGCGTCGATTCCGCCGAAAGCGCCTACGCGAAGATCCGGGCCGGTGCCTCGCTGGTCCAGTTGTATACCGGGTTCGTCTATCAGGGCCCCTCGACCGCAAAGCGGATCAACCGCGGACTGGCCGCGTTGCTCGAGCGTGATGGGTTCGCCTCGGTCGAGGACGCGGTCGGTGCGGACCTCGAGTAA
- a CDS encoding MmgE/PrpD family protein — protein sequence MTDADAGGVATDLATFVSSLAAADVPEDALRLTERAILDTVGVTLAGADAEAGSIAAVTASDGHGETTVLGRDDRLPLSDAVFVNATAGHALDFDDVALAAMDGHPSVPMVAPLLAVGEREGASGRDLLTAFVAGFETQHSLSSPISPGHYEGGWHATSTIGLFGAAAAVANLLDLSAARTAHALSIAASMPAGLKRNFGSTTKPVHAGQAARSGTTAALLAAEGATADSTAIDGERGFFDLYRGDGEPDLGALPALGDRWSILEDGIDVKKYPCCYYTHAAIDAAIGLADEYDLEPDAIDDVTVTASQGAADALAHDDPETGLEAKFSMPYLIGRAIARRDVGLAAFDRDSIDEPAVQTVRERVTLTVGDGLAYDSNAARVAVTTRSGETYERTRERPPGTHDDPLSIDELCEKFRMCADRAPTAVATDDALAALDDLRSVADVSEVLESL from the coding sequence ATGACGGACGCAGACGCGGGCGGGGTCGCGACCGACCTCGCGACGTTCGTGAGTTCGCTCGCCGCCGCCGACGTTCCCGAGGACGCGCTTCGACTCACCGAACGGGCGATCCTCGACACCGTCGGCGTGACCCTCGCGGGCGCGGACGCCGAGGCCGGCAGTATCGCCGCGGTCACGGCAAGCGACGGCCACGGCGAGACGACGGTTCTCGGTCGCGACGACCGACTGCCGCTGTCCGACGCCGTCTTCGTGAACGCGACCGCCGGCCACGCGCTCGACTTCGACGACGTCGCGCTGGCCGCGATGGACGGCCACCCCAGCGTACCGATGGTCGCCCCGCTGCTAGCGGTCGGGGAGCGCGAGGGCGCGAGCGGCCGGGACCTGCTGACGGCCTTCGTCGCCGGCTTCGAGACCCAACACTCCCTCTCGAGCCCCATCAGTCCCGGCCACTACGAGGGCGGCTGGCACGCCACCTCGACGATCGGTCTCTTCGGCGCCGCCGCGGCGGTGGCGAACCTGCTCGACCTCTCGGCCGCGCGGACCGCACACGCGCTCTCGATCGCTGCCTCGATGCCGGCCGGCCTCAAGCGCAACTTCGGCTCGACGACCAAGCCGGTCCACGCGGGCCAGGCCGCTCGCTCCGGGACGACCGCTGCCCTGCTCGCCGCCGAGGGCGCGACCGCGGATTCGACGGCGATCGACGGCGAGCGCGGCTTCTTCGACCTCTATCGCGGCGACGGCGAGCCCGACCTCGGGGCCCTGCCCGCCCTCGGCGACCGCTGGTCGATCCTCGAGGACGGCATCGACGTCAAGAAGTATCCCTGCTGTTACTACACCCACGCCGCGATCGACGCCGCGATCGGGCTTGCCGACGAGTACGACCTCGAGCCCGACGCGATCGACGACGTGACCGTGACGGCCTCGCAGGGCGCGGCCGACGCGCTGGCCCACGACGATCCGGAGACGGGACTCGAGGCCAAGTTCTCGATGCCGTACCTGATCGGGCGCGCGATCGCCCGCCGGGATGTCGGACTCGCCGCCTTCGATCGGGACTCCATCGACGAACCCGCGGTCCAGACCGTCCGTGAGCGGGTCACGCTGACCGTCGGCGACGGGCTGGCCTACGACTCCAACGCCGCCCGGGTCGCGGTAACGACCCGCAGCGGCGAGACGTACGAACGCACCCGAGAGCGGCCGCCGGGCACCCACGACGACCCGCTCTCGATCGACGAACTGTGCGAGAAGTTCCGGATGTGTGCCGACCGCGCGCCGACTGCGGTCGCCACCGACGACGCGCTGGCAGCGCTGGACGATTTGCGATCCGTCGCGGACGTGAGCGAAGTCCTCGAGTCGCTCTGA
- a CDS encoding MaoC/PaaZ C-terminal domain-containing protein codes for MHEPTEGDRHSFERAFTTDDVRRFADLSQDTQPRHTEPDADGRLLVHGLLTATLPTKIGGDLEVLARTMTFEFVRPVYTGETIACTLTITAVTERDDRYDLEGEVVCENEDGEVVLTASLEGLVEKA; via the coding sequence ATGCACGAGCCGACCGAAGGCGACCGCCATTCCTTCGAACGGGCGTTTACGACCGACGACGTCCGCCGGTTCGCCGACCTCTCACAGGACACCCAACCCCGCCACACCGAGCCCGACGCGGACGGCCGACTGCTGGTCCACGGCCTGCTGACCGCGACGCTACCGACCAAGATCGGCGGCGACCTCGAGGTGCTGGCCAGGACGATGACCTTCGAGTTCGTCCGGCCGGTCTACACCGGCGAGACGATCGCCTGTACGCTGACGATCACGGCCGTCACGGAACGGGACGACCGCTACGACCTCGAGGGGGAGGTCGTCTGCGAAAACGAGGACGGCGAGGTCGTCCTGACCGCGAGCCTCGAGGGACTCGTCGAAAAGGCGTAG
- a CDS encoding CaiB/BaiF CoA transferase family protein, producing the protein MLALEDITVVSLESGISAPLCTRLLGDFGAEVIKVERPGVGDVNRHWDTAVYGDSSAHVWVDRNKLSVELNLKADAGRAVFRELAAEADVIVQNYSPGVVERLGVGYEDVTEYNDDVIYLNISGYGRDGPYEDRKAYDMVMQGETGLIPMNGSPDAPAKIPLSICDINAATYGTISTLLALFHRERTGEGQELDVTMFGGILSWLGYFPHKYWHTDEIPERIGMRHHLLTPYGPHETADDQSVNFAILSEAHWELLCTDVLERPDLLEDERFETNEKRVENRGMLEPLIEDLIADYPRDYWAERLAEAGIPWGDVNELDDVLDHPQADHLDLVKEFETEDGPVPYVDTPIDSSELEFAAEPMPDLGEDTEDVLAALGYSSAEIEELRDADVI; encoded by the coding sequence ATGCTCGCGCTCGAGGATATCACGGTCGTCAGTTTAGAGAGCGGGATCAGCGCGCCGCTGTGTACCCGGCTGCTGGGGGACTTCGGCGCGGAGGTGATCAAGGTCGAGCGCCCGGGCGTCGGCGACGTCAACCGCCACTGGGACACGGCCGTCTACGGCGACTCGTCGGCCCACGTCTGGGTCGACCGGAACAAGCTCAGTGTCGAGTTGAACCTGAAAGCCGACGCGGGCCGCGCGGTCTTCCGCGAGCTGGCCGCCGAGGCCGACGTGATCGTCCAGAACTACTCGCCAGGCGTGGTCGAGCGACTCGGCGTCGGCTACGAGGACGTGACCGAGTACAACGACGACGTGATCTATCTCAACATCTCGGGCTACGGCCGCGACGGCCCCTACGAGGACCGCAAGGCCTACGATATGGTCATGCAGGGCGAGACCGGCCTCATTCCGATGAACGGCTCGCCCGACGCTCCGGCCAAGATCCCGCTGAGCATCTGTGACATCAACGCCGCGACCTACGGCACCATCTCGACGCTGCTCGCGCTCTTTCACCGCGAGCGCACCGGCGAGGGCCAGGAACTCGACGTCACGATGTTCGGCGGCATCCTCTCATGGCTCGGCTACTTCCCCCACAAGTACTGGCACACCGACGAGATTCCCGAGCGGATCGGGATGCGCCACCACCTGCTGACCCCCTACGGTCCCCACGAGACGGCCGACGACCAGTCCGTCAATTTCGCCATCCTGAGCGAGGCCCACTGGGAACTGCTCTGTACGGACGTCCTCGAGCGCCCCGACCTGCTCGAGGACGAGCGCTTCGAAACGAACGAGAAGCGCGTCGAAAACCGCGGGATGCTCGAGCCGCTGATCGAGGACCTGATCGCCGACTACCCCCGCGATTACTGGGCCGAACGGCTGGCCGAGGCGGGCATCCCGTGGGGCGACGTCAACGAACTCGACGATGTCCTCGATCATCCACAGGCCGACCACCTCGATCTCGTCAAGGAGTTCGAGACCGAGGACGGCCCCGTCCCCTACGTCGACACCCCGATCGACTCGAGCGAACTCGAGTTCGCGGCCGAACCGATGCCCGACCTGGGCGAGGATACCGAGGACGTCCTCGCGGCGCTTGGCTACTCGAGCGCGGAGATCGAGGAGTTGCGCGACGCGGACGTGATCTGA
- a CDS encoding MaoC family dehydratase, with product MTDDSDTDDADEQTDKRLVEGWHGRYYEDFAVGDVYKHPFGRTVTETDNVWLTNVTMNCNPMHFNEAYAAETEFGERLVNGLVVIATAVGMSVIDVSVNATANLGYDDVRHHNPVFHGDTIFAESEVRSKRELESRDHVGIVETELRAYNQHDDLVLSLERTPMVLKREYAEPSAAEPPGWPEGIGTQPEDC from the coding sequence ATGACCGACGACAGCGACACCGACGACGCGGACGAACAGACCGACAAACGCCTCGTCGAAGGCTGGCACGGCCGCTACTACGAGGACTTCGCAGTCGGCGACGTCTACAAGCACCCCTTCGGCCGGACCGTCACCGAGACGGACAACGTCTGGCTGACCAACGTGACGATGAATTGCAACCCGATGCACTTCAATGAGGCCTACGCCGCGGAGACGGAGTTCGGCGAGCGTCTCGTCAACGGACTCGTCGTCATTGCGACGGCCGTCGGGATGAGCGTCATCGATGTCTCGGTCAACGCCACCGCGAATCTGGGCTACGACGACGTTCGCCACCACAATCCCGTCTTTCACGGCGACACCATCTTCGCCGAGAGCGAGGTTCGATCGAAGCGCGAACTCGAGTCCCGCGACCACGTCGGCATCGTCGAGACCGAACTCCGGGCGTACAACCAGCACGACGACCTTGTCCTGAGCTTGGAGCGCACCCCGATGGTGCTGAAACGCGAGTACGCCGAGCCTTCCGCCGCGGAGCCGCCGGGCTGGCCCGAGGGGATCGGCACGCAGCCGGAGGACTGCTGA
- a CDS encoding acyl-CoA dehydrogenase family protein, with the protein MARLLSDAVALTERQQLVRSNIREICADFDREYWRRRADEGAYPKEFVDALADHGWMGILLPAEYGGAGMGTRETVVMMEEIAANGGGFSAAQAVHGGVYNSVPIVEYASEEIKDDLLPDVAAGETSIQAFGLTEPNAGSDSTAIETRAQKEGDEYVINGQKIWTSRVDVSDYIVLVARTTPRADVDKRTRGISMFLVDLADAHEQGALEMEPIPKSASDFVHSFELWFDDLRVPESNLIGVEGDGFYQVLDGLNEERLVIAAECIGLGRLALERAVEYATDREVFDRPIGTNQAIQHPLAEAYARLQAAKQLTYNAADRAASDEDVDLGAYANAAKFLAADAAYEAADAAVQTHGGFGIATEYDVERYFREARLTRLVPITQQLALNYIGENVLGLSRSY; encoded by the coding sequence ATGGCCCGACTCCTCAGCGACGCGGTGGCACTGACGGAACGCCAGCAGTTGGTTCGGTCCAACATCCGGGAGATCTGCGCGGACTTCGACCGCGAGTACTGGCGTCGGCGGGCCGACGAGGGGGCATACCCCAAGGAGTTCGTCGACGCGCTGGCGGATCACGGGTGGATGGGAATCCTGCTCCCTGCGGAGTACGGGGGTGCCGGGATGGGCACTCGAGAGACGGTCGTCATGATGGAAGAAATCGCTGCCAACGGGGGCGGGTTCAGCGCCGCGCAGGCGGTCCACGGCGGCGTCTACAACTCCGTACCGATCGTCGAGTACGCCAGCGAGGAGATCAAAGACGATCTCCTCCCCGACGTCGCCGCCGGCGAGACGTCGATCCAGGCGTTCGGCCTCACCGAGCCCAACGCCGGCTCGGACTCGACGGCGATCGAGACGCGCGCACAAAAGGAGGGCGACGAGTACGTCATCAACGGCCAGAAGATCTGGACCTCCCGCGTCGACGTCTCCGACTACATCGTCCTCGTCGCGCGGACGACGCCCCGCGCTGACGTCGACAAGCGCACCCGCGGCATCTCGATGTTCCTCGTCGACCTCGCGGACGCCCACGAACAGGGCGCGCTCGAGATGGAGCCGATCCCCAAGTCCGCCAGCGACTTCGTCCACTCGTTCGAACTCTGGTTCGACGACCTGCGCGTTCCGGAGTCGAACCTGATCGGCGTCGAGGGCGACGGGTTCTATCAGGTGCTTGATGGCCTCAACGAGGAGCGGCTCGTCATCGCCGCCGAGTGCATCGGGCTGGGCCGGCTGGCGCTCGAGCGGGCCGTCGAGTACGCCACCGACCGGGAGGTCTTCGACCGCCCGATCGGGACGAATCAGGCGATCCAGCACCCGCTGGCGGAGGCCTACGCGCGCCTGCAGGCGGCCAAACAGCTGACCTACAACGCGGCCGACCGGGCGGCCTCGGACGAGGACGTGGACCTGGGCGCATACGCGAACGCGGCGAAGTTCCTCGCGGCCGACGCGGCCTACGAGGCGGCCGACGCGGCGGTCCAGACCCACGGCGGGTTCGGCATCGCGACGGAGTACGACGTCGAGCGCTACTTCCGCGAGGCCCGACTGACCCGGCTGGTGCCGATCACCCAGCAGCTCGCCCTGAACTACATCGGTGAGAACGTGCTGGGACTGTCGCGCTCGTACTGA
- a CDS encoding class I adenylate-forming enzyme family protein: MLTWPEETIYEGIATVAAERPEQRAVVFEGKTWTYDDLLAESRSLAAGLAELGVSDGDVVAVWLGNRPEWIACQLATSMLGAATVAVNTRYRSHELEYMLADSSASVLVTEDALLGRDYHEMLEATVPEIAAGPPEAFDPDSFPALEAVVSLESSAELPALRDYDDVVATGRARGSDDVEPASDPEAPAAIFYTSGTTSDPKGCLQSSRSLLNHSAHVADHLGVDGDDVGVATLPFCGIWGYNTLFSVLATGGMLVAQTHFDPDETIRLVDEYDATYLTGLGVMFERMLEADAFDATRVETIDKGVVGFISKGFDEALFERIESTFGFPVVQPYGLSEANSQLFVGDPADPAERRKRVGGPPIHPAIDAEIVDPETRAELPAGEEGELAIRGYPLADGYLDKPEATAEAFDEEGWFYTGDLAEIDADGYVYYRSRLDDALRVRGFLVAPREIGAAVEDHPAVRACEVVGAPHPRHGEVPVAFVVSADGDVPTDDLEAFLDDRVADYKVPEAVEVVDEFPTTEGPNGEKVQKTVLRDRVRDRFED, translated from the coding sequence ATGCTCACGTGGCCAGAAGAAACCATCTACGAGGGGATTGCGACGGTCGCGGCCGAGCGGCCGGAACAGCGGGCCGTCGTCTTCGAGGGCAAGACGTGGACGTACGACGACCTGCTTGCTGAGAGCCGTAGTCTCGCGGCTGGCCTCGCCGAACTGGGCGTCTCGGACGGCGATGTCGTCGCTGTCTGGCTCGGCAACCGCCCCGAATGGATCGCCTGCCAACTGGCGACCTCGATGCTCGGCGCGGCGACCGTCGCGGTCAACACCCGCTACCGGAGCCACGAACTCGAGTACATGCTCGCCGACTCGAGTGCGTCGGTGCTGGTCACCGAGGACGCCCTGCTCGGACGGGACTACCACGAGATGCTCGAAGCGACGGTTCCCGAGATCGCCGCGGGACCGCCCGAGGCGTTCGATCCCGATTCGTTTCCGGCCCTCGAGGCGGTCGTCAGCCTCGAGTCGTCGGCCGAACTGCCGGCGCTGCGTGACTACGACGACGTGGTGGCGACGGGACGAGCGCGGGGGAGCGACGACGTAGAGCCCGCATCCGATCCCGAAGCCCCGGCGGCGATCTTCTACACGAGCGGGACGACGAGCGATCCAAAGGGCTGTCTCCAGTCGAGCCGATCGCTGTTGAACCACTCCGCACACGTCGCGGATCACCTCGGCGTGGACGGGGACGACGTCGGCGTCGCGACGCTGCCGTTCTGCGGGATCTGGGGCTACAACACGCTGTTCAGCGTCCTCGCGACCGGCGGCATGCTCGTCGCACAGACGCACTTCGATCCCGACGAGACGATCCGGCTGGTCGACGAGTACGACGCCACCTACCTCACCGGGCTGGGCGTGATGTTCGAGCGCATGCTCGAGGCCGACGCCTTCGACGCCACGCGGGTCGAGACCATCGACAAGGGCGTCGTGGGGTTCATCAGCAAGGGATTCGACGAGGCCCTGTTCGAGCGGATCGAGTCGACGTTCGGCTTCCCGGTCGTCCAGCCCTACGGCCTCTCTGAGGCCAACAGCCAGCTCTTCGTCGGCGACCCGGCCGACCCCGCCGAGCGGCGCAAACGGGTCGGCGGCCCGCCGATCCATCCGGCGATCGACGCGGAAATCGTCGACCCCGAAACGCGCGCGGAACTGCCGGCCGGCGAGGAGGGCGAACTCGCGATCCGGGGCTACCCGCTGGCCGACGGCTACCTCGACAAGCCCGAGGCGACCGCCGAAGCCTTCGACGAGGAAGGGTGGTTCTACACCGGCGACCTCGCCGAGATCGACGCGGACGGCTACGTCTACTACCGCTCGAGACTCGACGACGCCCTGCGGGTCCGGGGCTTTCTCGTCGCGCCTCGCGAGATCGGGGCCGCCGTCGAGGACCACCCCGCCGTTCGCGCCTGCGAGGTCGTTGGCGCGCCCCATCCGCGCCACGGCGAGGTGCCGGTCGCGTTCGTCGTCTCCGCCGACGGCGACGTTCCCACCGACGACCTCGAGGCGTTCCTCGACGACCGCGTCGCCGACTACAAGGTGCCCGAGGCGGTCGAGGTCGTCGACGAGTTCCCGACGACCGAGGGACCGAACGGGGAGAAGGTCCAGAAGACCGTCCTCCGGGACCGGGTCCGCGACCGGTTCGAGGACTGA
- a CDS encoding (2Fe-2S) ferredoxin domain-containing protein → MNDRTEQHTERLDAHVFVCTNDREGEHASCGAVGADETAAAVKAWLRERDAFWTAVSVSETSCLGLCSEDGTAITIQPRNRWYSDVSPEDVPTLLESVFGPDAERVGEA, encoded by the coding sequence ATGAACGACCGGACCGAGCAACACACCGAGCGGCTCGACGCCCACGTCTTCGTCTGTACGAACGACCGCGAGGGCGAACACGCGAGCTGTGGTGCGGTCGGTGCCGACGAGACCGCCGCAGCGGTCAAGGCGTGGCTGCGCGAGCGCGACGCCTTCTGGACCGCCGTCTCGGTCAGCGAGACCTCGTGTCTCGGCCTCTGTAGCGAGGACGGGACCGCGATCACGATCCAGCCGCGAAACCGCTGGTACTCCGACGTCTCCCCCGAGGACGTCCCCACGTTGCTCGAATCGGTCTTCGGGCCGGACGCCGAACGAGTCGGCGAGGCCTGA